In Prinia subflava isolate CZ2003 ecotype Zambia chromosome 1, Cam_Psub_1.2, whole genome shotgun sequence, the DNA window CTGTGCCTCATAACCTCATGTGTACCCCACAGGTCCCCACACCCCAGAGAAACTCTATGTGCCCCATAGATCCCCAAATGCCCCATAACTCTCCTgtgcaccccacagccccccatatcctccctcagcccttcaTACCCACATCCCACATTCCCACTATGCCcccaccctctccctctctgccccaCGCCGACACCTATGCCAGCCCCGCAGCGCCAAGGCCTTTATAGGCCATcatgggatggggaggggaggagcattcctggggagggggtggctgataagggagaaggaggggggcacctccctcccctccccgctTCACCAGGCATGAGGTGGCATCTCTCCAGTGACCCTGGCATCCAGGACCCACACATTCACCCCACAGGGTGATCTATGGGGCAGAGCTATAGGGGCGAGCAAGGGCTGTCCAGAGCCCTTGTAGGGGCAGGATGTGGGGTGGGATAGGGGCCCTGGATGGGTCTCTTTCGTAGGTCTCCATGGAGTCCAGACGTCTGGATCCCTTGTAtgtgggggtggggggaaacTAGGGAGCCAAGGTGCCAGGGTCCCTTGTGTGTGTGGGCGATCTATGGGGACCAGGGTGCTTTTGTGGGGCTTGTGATGATTCTGTAGGTCTCAGATGCCTGGCTTTCTTGTGTGTGGGGGATCTATGGAGCCCAGATTCCTGGGTTCTTTGTGCAAGGAGGGGATCTATGGGGCCAGGACTCAGGGGAACCTTGTGAAGGGGATGCCTATGGGGCCTGGATGCCTGGGTCCCTGGCCAATGTCCTGTCACCCGTGGGGTGGTGACAGCTCTACCCTGCCAGGTCTATATTGGGACACGGCCGGACAGCGGAGGGGAGATTGTTATCTCGTCCCCTCAGTGAGGCGCCGTGGGGCCGGCCAGAGTCTgaggggcgggggggaggggggggggtcTGGCAGCAATCTCCGAACACCGTGTCCACTTTGTCATCGAGGAGGTGACAAGTGTTCCCGCGAGGTGACACATTCCCGCGGGCGGGGAGGTCCCCACCTCCCCATTGTGCCCCATAgatcctcccccagccccataGACCATCTCCTCTGCCCCACAGAGCCCTTATAGAGCGCCATAACTGCTCCACAGAGCCACTGAGAATCTCCACAGTTCCCCACAGAGTCTTTTTAGAGCCCCACAGACTCCGCATAAGGCCCCATAGAGACATCACCCCACCCTTCCCCAGCCCGAGTTTGGCGGGGGAGGGGAGCCGCCGGGGTCCCCTGGGGTCCATCCTGCGGCGCCACCAGGACCGGGAGGGAGGGGGCGACAGATGGacgggggaagggagggggaagggggaaggggggagggacaggcaggagacAGAGCAACAGTGGGACATAGAGAACATGCGGGGACCAGGGGGATGTGGAGGAGGTAGAAGGAGTATGGGAGAtgcaggacacagggctggtgggCCAGGCAGTGGTGGGGTGATGAATAGAAAGTCAAGAGAAATGGAGGGACATGGAACAGAATATCAGTAGGGCATGGGGGGTTCTGGGACATGGTGTGTGGTGGGATGGGGCGGTTGGTGGCTAGGGAGACACTGAGGCCAGGACAGAGGgaccccagcacctgcagcagaaGGTGCAACCTCAGGAGCCAAGACCTGCCCTCGGGGTCCACTCAGGCTCTGCCCCATGTGTGGGGGTCCCAGATGCTGTCCCTCACCTCTGGGGGTCCCTCCCTCTCCACTTTCACATCTGCCCCCAGACGTGTCTCTCCCCCCACATGGATCTAGGTTGGTGTGGAGCAGATTGAGGTTAAGGAACACCATGGAGCAGATAGAGACACACCATAAAGCAGCTCAAGGGAGAGCTCATGGTTCACATTGCATTGCACTGCGGGTCTGCTTGCATCATGCTGTGGGGCACGCTGTGCTGCACACTGGTTGGTGATCTTGTGTGGGTTACAGGCATCTTGTGGGTGCCATGCCATGGGGAAACCCCACCCTTCCCACACAAACAAAGCCCCACAAAAACTGCTGTTGCTCAATGCTTTTTATTGGCTGACCAAGGTTAGGGGGGTGGGAGTTGGGGTGGGCCACTTGGAGGTCCAGGGGATATTGTTGGGGGTCCAGACCGTCACTCTTCGTTGAGTCCCTTCTgatggggaaggagaaaaaggaactGTGAGCATGAAGAAGTTGAGGGGCAGACACGGGGCAGCTGTAGAGCAGGGGAAATTCCCACCTTGGCTCCAATGTCGCGGCTCTTGGCCCGCAGCTTGTTGACCTGGGACTCGGCGATGTCAGCACGCTCCTCTGCCTCATCCAGCTCGTGCTGCGCCTTGCGGAACTTGGCCAGGTTGGTGTTGGCCTGTTCCTCCTGAGGAGGCAGGGACACCACACAGCTCTGTCTGGCCTCCTGCCACCCTGACAGCTGTCCCTCCATCCTACCTCCTTATTGCTCCATCTGGACCCACCTGTCCTTCCAGACATCCCATCTTCCAGCCATCCAACCATCTACTCAACAAACTATCCATCTAAcattccatccatccatccatccatccatccatccatccatccatccatccatccatccatccaccctTCCCACCATCACCTCTACATCCACCACCCACTCATTTTCCCCACTTTCTCTTGACCTACTCTCCTCACCCCCTGACACCCCACCCTTCAACCACCCCAAGGTCCCCTGCTACTCCCCACATTCTCTCCCACACCCCAATCCCACACTCTCCCCTCCTGGAGGGTGGTCCCACAGATGTCCCTCCAGTACTCACCGCCTCCTCTGCCTGTCGTTTGTAGGCCTTGACCTTCATTTGGAGCTTGTCCACAAGGTCCTGGAGCCGGACCAGGTTCTTACGGTCCTCTTCCGTCTATGGGGTGAGACACAAGTGAGTCAGGACATTACCCTACCTGTGCTTTGAATCACCACCAGAGCCGTGAGGGTCAGGAGACAGTTAATGATGTTCTTGGGAAAGTTAATTATGTTCTTGGAATTTCTCTAGATCTGTGGGGTGGCCTCAACTGTAGGGAAGAAAGTGGGTTGTCTCCCTGTTTGAAGGTATCTTCTTGCCCCTGATGAGGTCCCACCTGAGGTTCTGGATCATGCAAAGACCCCATGGACGCCGGGACACCGAGAGGTGGCCTGAGTAGCTCATGACCCAGACCATATTCTAGGTCCCACTACAGTATCGGATGTGCACACAGTGGGTGGTCTGGTTTACCTGTGTCTCTCTGATCAGCAGGTCAGCCATGTTCTAGGTCATGTACAGAATGGGACATAGGACCCTGGGACCACAGAGAGAGTGGATGACCTCCAGTGCCACCTCAGGCAACCCACCTGGTAGCTGAGCTCCTTGACACGACGCTCAGACTTGCGGAGACCCTTGACACTCTCAGCATGGCGCTTCTGCTCAGCCTCCAGCTCATTCTCCAGCTCCCGCACACGAGCCTCcagcttctgcagctgcttcttgcCCCCTTTGAGGGCCAGCTGCTCAGCCTCATCCAGTCTCATCTGCAGATCCTTGATGGTCTGCTCCATGTTCTTCTTCATCCGCTCCAGATGGGCACTGGTGTCCTGCTCCTtcttcagctcctctgccatCATGGCTGCCTGCCCGAGGAGAGAAGCAAGCGGAGAAGGAGGACCAAAGCATGCTCTCCATCACcctccagtggaaggtgtcctaGATGTTGGTCCCGCCATGGCACTCACATCAGTGATGGCTTTCTTGGCCTTCTCCTCAGCATTCCTGCACTCCTGGATGGCCTCTTCCACCTCTGTCTGCAGCTGGGAGATGTCAGCCTCCATCTTCTTCTTCTGGTTGATGAGGCTGGTGTTCTAGAGTTAGAGGAGAGGATCTCAGCAGGTGTCTGTTGAGCTGCTGACACATCCTTCTTCCACCCCCCAGTACTTAATGCCCCTCTACTCTCTGCCAACTCTGCAGGCTTAAAGGATCTGGAGATTTTGACAACTCAACCCGTTAGAAGCCCACCCATGGATAGAGGTGACCTCTGTCCTGGAAGGTATGTGAGGTCTCACCTGTGAGTGGAGAAGCTGAACCCTCTCGCTGGCCTCaatcagctcctgctcagccaaCTTGCGGGCCCTCTCAGTCTGTTCTACCACTGCccgcagctcctccagctctgacTGGAGGAGGTTGTTTCTCCTCTCCACGATGGCAATATTCTCCTTCAGGTCCTCATTGACCCGTACCATGTCATCCAGCTGCAGTTGGGTGTCCTACAAGGTGGCATGTGGGAGGAAGGTGAATGGTGGGGAAGCAGCACCTTTCTTCCACTCTGGGGTGGTGGGACCTACTACATCTCGACATGCTTAGGGGATAGAGGTCTGATGGGTACCTTGAGGTAGCCCTGCAATGTCTTGACTTGCTTCTGAGCCTCAGCAGCCACACGGTTGGCATGGCTGAGCTGAATCTCCATCTCATTGAGGTCACCCTCCATCTTCTTCTTCAGCCTCAGGGCCTCATTGCGGCTCCGCGTCTCAGCGTCCAGAGACGTCTGCAGTGAGTCCACCACCCGCAGGTGGTTGCGCTTGGcctgctccatctcctcatCCTTCTCGGCCAGCTTGCGCTCATAGTCTGCCTTGACCTGGTTGAACTCCAGTTGCGCCCTCAGGATCTTTCCCTCCTCGTGCTCCAGAGAGGCCTGGtggaaacagagagaaattaGATGGCCACAGAGAGGACTGGGACAAATTAGGGTCTCATGGGCATGTGATTTGGCTCACCTCAGCCTCCTCCAGTGCAGCTTGGAGCTCCAGTTTCTCAGCATCCAGCTGCTTCCGGACCTTCTCCAGTTCATGGATGGTCTTGTGGCTGCCACCCAGCTGCTCCGTCAGGTCCGAGATCTCCTCTGCCCAGATGATATCACATCAAACTTGGTGGAAGGTAGTGGAATACAACAAGATGGGCAGGAAAAGACCACAGTCTTACCTTGGAGAttcttgttttccctctttAAAGTCTCTAAGTGATCAAGTGACTCTTCATAAGCATTTTTAAGCTTGAAGAGCTCGGTGCTGAGGGATCTGGCCTCTTTCTGTGATGCTTCCAGCTCCACCTGTGACTCTTCAAACTTCTGCTTCCACTCAGACAAGATCTATGATGACACCCatgctcagcagctgctttgccCATGAAGAACCCTCtttccatcctcctcctcctttccccaaTACTCTCCTGACTTAAAGCTCTGCTAAAACATGGCCATTGAAAGTTCAGCTTTCTTCTGGACTTCTCCTGCCTGTTTTTAATTCATGGGACCCATATGTCTCTACCTCCTCCCCACCCTTCTCCTTCCACCTTTTTTTTGGTCCTCCCACCTTGTCAAAGTTTCTCTGCTTCTTGTCcaatgcagcagctgctgcatttgACCGCTCCAGGTCTGCCATGAGGTCCTCAATCTCGTTCTGCAGACGGTGCTTGGTCTTCTCCAGGGAGGAACACTTGGCATTGACTGCCTCCACCGcctcctcagcctcctgcagccGCTGGGCCAGCTTCTTCCTGCCGTGGGAGAAAACTCAGCTGTAGTGACCAAGTGGGTCTTCTTAAACCTTCTTGCCCCCACTGCTTGGCTGAGGCTCTGCCCTAGATCTCTACCATCTCCAGGTTTCCATACATTCCATACATTTCCATACATTCTCTGGATCCTTGTACTGTAGAAGAGTCTCCACTGTTCCCTGCCCCACTGAAGCTCCCTTCTTGGGGAGATGACTCACTtggcctcctccagctcctcagtgcGTTGAATGGCATCTGTCTCATACTTGGTCCTCCACTGTGCCACCTCAGAGTTGGCCTTGGAGAGTGAGCGCTGGAGCTCAGCCTTGgcctctgtctcctcctcatACTGCTCCCTCAGGAGGTCGCAGTCATGCCGGGCCGACTGGAGGGCATGGGCCAGTGCATTCTTtgcctggagaggagagagTTATGAGGCGAGGAGAAGTTGGGTCCATATCAACTTGATCTATATTGTCATTCTCCAACTCCAACAACCTAGTtaccaaccaaccaacccaacccagctcaacccaacccaacccaagcCAACCTCCTTATAACCCACCAACCCTACTGAACTTCTGAGGACCCCCAATTCGTTTTCTTCTACTGTGAGGGAAAGCTCATGATGCACCTCTCAAAGCCAAACCAACCACATTCTTGACACTGGAGGAGTTCTTTCAGCCCCACTGACCCCCCAACAAAGCCCTACCTTGACTTCTTCCTCTAGCTGCCTCTTGAGGTCCTCCAGCTGTTGTGTGTAGGTGAGTTTCCCCCGTGTCATCTGGTTGATAAAggcttccttctcctccagctgcctggAGAGCTCACCTGCTCAGAGGAATGGGGGATAATCACGTGCAGGACACATCCCAAAGCCACCCACTAGGCAAGACCTAGGCATTGGGTTAGGGAAGAGCAAGCCTCTCACCATTTTCCGTCTGGAGCTTAGCTCGTTGAGTGGTGAGGTCATTGACCATGCGTTGAGCCTCTTCAGACTTGGTCCGGTGCTCATTCATCTGATCTTCCATGGTGCGGCACATCTTCTCCAGGTTAGCCTACAAACAGGAAGGGCAGGAAGATGAAAGGGAACCTTGAACAGGCAGTGGAAGTGTTTTCTCTTCATGGCTGGAGACCTATTTCCTACCTTGGCCTTTATCAGTTGCTCCATGTTGGAGCCAACATCATCGAGTTCCAGCTTGAGCTcactcttctccttctccagcttctgcttGACACGCTGTAAGTTGTCAATCTGCTCGCTGAGCTCAGCCACGCTGTCGGCGTGCTTCTTGCGCAGTGCAGCAGCCGTGGCCTCGTGCTGCAGCGTGGCCTCTTCCAGATCCCGCCGCATCTTCTGGAACTCTGCCTCCCGCTTCTTGTTGAGCTCAATCTGCACTGAAGTGGCACCAcctgcctcctccagcctctcgctgatctcctccagctcccgTGACAAGTCTGAGCGCAGCTTCTCCACCTTGGCTCTGCCTGTCcgctctgcctccagctcttcctccagctcctcaatCCGTGCCTGTGCTCCGGGGATTAACATGTTTTCAGCAGACTTGGCTCCACCCAACTCCTCCACTCAACTCAACCAATCAAGCTGGAGAGTCTTCAAGTCAATTCAAGTCAACCCAACCAACTGTAGACTTCAGCTCAACCCCGACAACTGTAGACCCTTCACCTCAACCAGTCTCAATCCCATCCAGTTCTCTTCAACCTAGTCACAATCTGAGCTCTCCAGATCAACCTGTCCTTATTTGAAGACACTCCACCTTCTCAAATTACCTTTAGATCCTTCAGCTCAACTGGTCTTGAGGACATTCAACTCAACCAGTCCTAGAGCTAACTGGACTAACTGACAACTCACAAACTTCTGTAAGGACATTGGAATGAACATGATTCAGCACAGATGGTCTGTTTAGCTCGGATGATTCTACCCAAGATGCTGCTCCTACCTTGACTACTCCAAACCTGTTGGTTCAGGTCAACCCCCCCAAAAGCCAACCTGTCCAAGAGCCCATGAGAAATTTCAAGGCAATAAATGACAGAAGGGTTCTGGGACAAGAGATGTGCCATGGGcttcccagcccaggtgggtGACACACTAGTTTAGGTCCTTCTCAAAAAGATATTAAGAAGACAATGGTTCCTACTTCTGCTTGACCCCCAAGCTGAAGCCCACTTCACCTGAAGCTCTTTGAGCTTCttctggagctgggctgcaaCTGCTTGTTCATCCTCAATTCTGGCGTTGAGGGCATTGAGCTCAAAGTCTTTCCTGTGTGTGGGGAGAAACACCAGTAAGTCGTTCTCCCAAGTGCTCATCAGAGGTGTTATAGGTAAAGGACGAGTAAGTCTGTGGGCCCTTACTTTTTCAGCCTCTCATCCAGTTGTTGCTTGTCATTCTCCAGGTCCATTATATTCTCCTGAGCCAGCTTCAAATCACCTTCCAGCTTCCTTTTTGCCCGTTCCAGGTCCATCCGGATCTTCTTCTCCTGCTCCAGTGAACTCTCCAGCTACAAGTCCGGAAGAGACACCCCCATcagcctctgcaaacacacatTCCAGAAGGACTTCCACACCCCAAGGGACCAGCTATGGGTCCCACATCGTGGGAGTGGAACCGACACTCACATCATCCACTTGCTGTTCCAGCTTGACTTTGGCCTTTGTCAAAGTGTTGACTTTgtcttcctctgcctgcaggtcATCCAGCGCTTGCTGATGAGATTCTTGCAGTGCCTTCTTCTCCTTTGTTAGCTTGACAATGATCTCGTCCAGCCCGGCCATCTCCTCTGTGAGGTTCTTGACCTGCAGGAGGAGAAATATCAGGGCCTCCAACTTGGTACCAGAGGTAGAACAAGAGACAGGAGAGTGTTCTTGCTCTTGGTGAAGCTGGGTCTAAGTCAGGAGATGTAGTAAAACACAACCAGCCTTGATTCTTGGTGATGCAATCCAACCAGTCTTGGATCATCACAACCCAACCCAAGCAGTTTTGAGTCTTCATGACACAACTCATCCAGCTTTGAATTTGGCAGCCCAAACAGCTTTGATTCTCGGCATCCCAACCCAACCAGCCTTGGGTCTTCACTAGACTCTATTCACTTTGGCTTGAGTCAGCTCAATTCCCCACAATCTGAGGTCAAGACTTCTCCCCACACTCACCTTGTTCTCAGTGGCATGTTTCTCCTTCTCCACCTTGGCCAACGACAACTCCAGGTCATCAATGTCCTTCTTCAGCTCTGAGCATTCATCCTCCAACTTCCTCTTCTTTGCTGTCAATTCAGCATTcatctcctcctcatcctccatcCGCTCCGTCATCTCTTTCACCTTGGCCTCTAGCTGGATCTTGTTCTTGATCAGCTGGTCACAACGCTCCTCAGCATCGGCCAGGTTGTCTTGCTCCTGGAAGGGGTAAGCTTGGTTTAAGGTGAATGAAAAAGGAGCTCAGGGCCAGGACATCTAGGTCACTCACAGCCTGCACTTGGAGCTGAAGGTCATTCTTCTCCTGCAGCATGGAGACcattttctcctccagctccttccgCCGGGCTTCTGACTTCTCTAAGGCCTCCTTCAGCCGCCCAAACTCTTCTTTCATGTTCTGTGGGAGGCACAAAGGTACCATGTATATATCACTTCTTCCTTTTTGTCCCCACATATCACTTCCTCTCTCCATCCGCCCACCCACCTTCCCTACCCATGGCCCTGTCCTACCTGCATCTCTTTCTCTGTCTCAGCACTCTTCAACAAGGGCTTGATCTTGAAGTACAGCTTCATCCAAGGCCAGTTCTTCACCCCCATGAAGGCCCTGATGTTCCACTGGATCACCAGCAATGAATCCCTGGAGAAGCCATGTCAAGATGTGGATCACCAGAGGCTTCCGCTCAGCATGGATGCAACATCATCTCCATCTCACTACCTACCTGCGCTCTAGGATTTTCTTGAACTCCTGACGAGACAGGAAACCACGGACTTGGGCCTGCAAGCGGGTCATGATCCGGGCCAGGCGCTCATCCCTCATCTCCTCCAGAAGCCCCAGAAGCCCAGCCTTGAAGAAGACCTTTGAGGAGAGATGAAGGTAAGTGCTGCTGGGACTTGGAGGCATGGTGGAGGGATGGGTAGTGGTGTGGATGGAGGGAGCTCAGATGGGCAGGTGGACAATGATGGGACCATAGAGTCCATCTGGTCCCACCATAAAAGTGTTGTGAATGGTGTGACTACCAGAACCAAGACCAAGTGACTTCACCTTAGTGTGTCCAAATTTGTACTGATTGTGGTCAATATCAAGGGATCCCAGGAGCTTCTCAGCACCCTTGCGGCTGTCAATGAACTGCCCctcagggatggcagcagggtTCAAGATGCGGTACCTGGTAACAAGAGAGGACAGGGAACCTCTGAAATCAGCCCCAGCGGGTTGTCCACCACATCCCcacattttctcctctgtgcctACCGCTGGCGGAAGTCCCCATAGAGGATGCGATTGGGGAAGCCCTTGCGGCAGATGCGGATGCCTTCCAGCACTCCATTGCAGCGGAGCTGGTGCATTACCAGGGGGTTGTTCATCACACCTGGTGAGTCATCAAGACTGGTGAATCAGAgcctgccccacagcactgctccccACCACCAACTTTGGCCAGGGCCCAGCACTGTCCTCTGGATCAACCCTCAGGGATTGACTTACCAGGAGACTTGGTCTCATTGGGGATGATGCAGCGGACGAAATGAGGGTGGGTGGACCGCAGGTTGGTCATCAACTTGTTGAGATTCTCCTGAAAGACAGAGGAGGAAATGATGAAGGGAATGAAGACAccccccagcctgtcccaccAAGGGTCATCCCTTGCCCTAGGACATGTTATCCATGCCCACACACACTGGCATCCACCAATAACCCTTGGACTCTCACCCGATGCAGGGCGGAGACAGTTTGGAAGGAGGAACCTTTCTTCTTAgctcctttccccttctccacGGCTGttggagaagaagaaaggatgagataggacagggacagggtgggaagAACCCCAGATGCTGAGGAAGGGGATTCCTCTTACGTGCATCAGCCCCAGCATAGTTGGCAAAGAGGTTAGCCAACAGCTTCAGGGCTGATTTCTGGTAGAGCCCCACCACTGTCTCGTTGAGGGGGTCCTTGTTCTTCTGCAGCCACCCAATGATGTTGTAGTCCACTGTGCCAGCATAGTGGATAAGGGCAAAGTGGGCCTCTTGCTTCCCCTTGATGTTTCGTGGCTTCCCAAAGTTGGCCGACTTGCCCAGGTGATTATCAAAGAGCTTGGCCTTGAAGGTCATGTCCGTGGCCTTGGGAAACATGCACTCCTCCTCCAGGATGGACATGATCCCCATGGGCTAGGAAGAAAAAACCTTGTTGGCTAC includes these proteins:
- the LOC134551639 gene encoding myosin-7, coding for MPDVEMAEFGEAAPYLRKSEKERLAAQTRPFDLKKDIFVPDEKEEFVKATIVSREGSKITAETEHGKTVTVKEDQIMQQNPPKFDKIEDMAMLTFLHEPAVLYNLKDRYASWMIYTYSGLFCVTVNPYKWLPVYNAEVVAAYRGKKRSEAPPHIFSISDNAYQNMLTDRENQSILITGESGAGKTVNTKRVIQYFAVIAAIGDRGKKEAGAPGKGTLEDQIIQANPALEAFGNAKTVRNDNSSRFGKFIRIHFGATGKLASADIETYLLEKSRVIFQLKAERNYHIYYQILSNKKPELLDMMLVTNNPYDYAFISQGETTVPSIDDGEELLATDSAFDVLGFTPEEKNSIYKLTGAIMHFGNMKFKQKQREEQAEPDGTEEADKSAYLMGLNSADLLKGLCHPRVKVGNEYVTKGQNVQQVIYAVGALAKAVYEKMFNWMVTRINNSLETKQPRQYFIGVLDIAGFEIFDFNSFEQLCINFTNEKLQQFFNHHMFVLEQEEYKKEGIEWEFIDFGMDLQACIDLIEKPMGIMSILEEECMFPKATDMTFKAKLFDNHLGKSANFGKPRNIKGKQEAHFALIHYAGTVDYNIIGWLQKNKDPLNETVVGLYQKSALKLLANLFANYAGADAPVEKGKGAKKKGSSFQTVSALHRENLNKLMTNLRSTHPHFVRCIIPNETKSPGVMNNPLVMHQLRCNGVLEGIRICRKGFPNRILYGDFRQRYRILNPAAIPEGQFIDSRKGAEKLLGSLDIDHNQYKFGHTKVFFKAGLLGLLEEMRDERLARIMTRLQAQVRGFLSRQEFKKILERRDSLLVIQWNIRAFMGVKNWPWMKLYFKIKPLLKSAETEKEMQNMKEEFGRLKEALEKSEARRKELEEKMVSMLQEKNDLQLQVQAEQDNLADAEERCDQLIKNKIQLEAKVKEMTERMEDEEEMNAELTAKKRKLEDECSELKKDIDDLELSLAKVEKEKHATENKVKNLTEEMAGLDEIIVKLTKEKKALQESHQQALDDLQAEEDKVNTLTKAKVKLEQQVDDLESSLEQEKKIRMDLERAKRKLEGDLKLAQENIMDLENDKQQLDERLKKKDFELNALNARIEDEQAVAAQLQKKLKELQARIEELEEELEAERTGRAKVEKLRSDLSRELEEISERLEEAGGATSVQIELNKKREAEFQKMRRDLEEATLQHEATAAALRKKHADSVAELSEQIDNLQRVKQKLEKEKSELKLELDDVGSNMEQLIKAKANLEKMCRTMEDQMNEHRTKSEEAQRMVNDLTTQRAKLQTENGELSRQLEEKEAFINQMTRGKLTYTQQLEDLKRQLEEEVKAKNALAHALQSARHDCDLLREQYEEETEAKAELQRSLSKANSEVAQWRTKYETDAIQRTEELEEAKKKLAQRLQEAEEAVEAVNAKCSSLEKTKHRLQNEIEDLMADLERSNAAAAALDKKQRNFDKILSEWKQKFEESQVELEASQKEARSLSTELFKLKNAYEESLDHLETLKRENKNLQEEISDLTEQLGGSHKTIHELEKVRKQLDAEKLELQAALEEAEASLEHEEGKILRAQLEFNQVKADYERKLAEKDEEMEQAKRNHLRVVDSLQTSLDAETRSRNEALRLKKKMEGDLNEMEIQLSHANRVAAEAQKQVKTLQGYLKDTQLQLDDMVRVNEDLKENIAIVERRNNLLQSELEELRAVVEQTERARKLAEQELIEASERVQLLHSQNTSLINQKKKMEADISQLQTEVEEAIQECRNAEEKAKKAITDAAMMAEELKKEQDTSAHLERMKKNMEQTIKDLQMRLDEAEQLALKGGKKQLQKLEARVRELENELEAEQKRHAESVKGLRKSERRVKELSYQTEEDRKNLVRLQDLVDKLQMKVKAYKRQAEEAEEQANTNLAKFRKAQHELDEAEERADIAESQVNKLRAKSRDIGAKKGLNEE